In Actinomadura luzonensis, a single window of DNA contains:
- a CDS encoding LVIVD repeat-containing protein produces MPEQGGSRVTIPRRALVAVAAAFALSLSATPATAADIPPADTVVTSPNVTHVLNIPKPAPLATTINTDIAFQDGYAYVGNYGGFSIYDVRDPKKATPVSSVVCPGSQMDVSVYGDLLFTAVDSSRSDDSCNSTALTADHKEAWEGVRIFDVSDKSAPKYIKSVETNCGSHTLTLVPGKGRDRTKNVYVYVSSYNPSSTFPDCQPPHDKISIIKVPLRDPAEAAVAATPVVFPDGGNETQPGLLVPTSGCHDITAYAEKDIAAGACMGDGVLFDIRDRLNPVVTARITDPNFAFWHSATFSNDARKVVFTDELGGGGQATCNEATGPTHGADAIYEIERGQLVFKSYFKIPRYQADSENCVAHNGSLIPVKGRDIMVQAWYMGGLSVWDFTDSAHPREIGYFERGPRSAGGGGGIWSAYYYNGYIYAADFHEGLDVVKIDDRLTDSARHVRTDRLNVQTQESYRPGWGH; encoded by the coding sequence ATGCCCGAGCAAGGAGGCTCCCGAGTGACGATCCCGCGCCGCGCCCTCGTGGCGGTCGCGGCGGCCTTCGCCTTATCGCTGAGCGCGACCCCCGCGACGGCCGCCGACATCCCGCCCGCCGACACCGTGGTCACCAGCCCGAACGTGACCCACGTGCTCAACATCCCCAAGCCGGCCCCGCTGGCCACCACCATCAACACCGACATCGCCTTCCAGGACGGCTACGCCTACGTCGGCAACTACGGCGGCTTCTCCATCTACGACGTCCGCGACCCGAAGAAGGCCACGCCGGTCAGCTCCGTCGTCTGCCCGGGCTCGCAGATGGACGTCAGCGTGTACGGCGACCTGCTGTTCACGGCCGTCGACTCCTCGCGCAGCGACGACTCCTGCAACAGCACGGCGCTGACCGCCGACCACAAGGAGGCGTGGGAGGGCGTCCGCATCTTCGACGTCTCCGACAAGTCCGCCCCGAAGTACATCAAGTCGGTCGAGACCAACTGCGGCTCCCACACCCTGACCCTGGTGCCGGGCAAGGGCCGTGACCGGACGAAGAACGTCTACGTCTACGTGTCGTCGTACAACCCGAGCAGCACCTTCCCCGACTGCCAGCCGCCGCACGACAAGATCTCGATCATCAAGGTGCCGCTGCGCGACCCCGCCGAGGCGGCCGTCGCGGCCACCCCGGTCGTCTTCCCCGACGGCGGCAACGAGACCCAGCCCGGGCTGCTGGTGCCGACCAGCGGCTGCCACGACATCACCGCGTACGCGGAGAAGGACATCGCGGCGGGCGCCTGCATGGGCGACGGCGTGCTGTTCGACATCCGCGACCGGCTCAACCCGGTGGTCACCGCCCGCATCACCGACCCGAACTTCGCCTTCTGGCACTCGGCCACGTTCAGCAACGACGCCAGGAAGGTCGTCTTCACCGACGAGCTCGGCGGCGGCGGCCAGGCCACCTGCAACGAGGCGACCGGGCCGACCCACGGCGCGGACGCCATCTACGAGATCGAGCGCGGGCAGCTCGTCTTCAAGAGCTACTTCAAGATCCCGCGCTACCAGGCCGACAGCGAGAACTGCGTCGCGCACAACGGCTCGCTGATCCCGGTCAAGGGCCGCGACATCATGGTCCAGGCCTGGTACATGGGCGGCCTGTCGGTCTGGGACTTCACCGACTCCGCGCACCCGAGGGAGATCGGCTACTTCGAGCGCGGTCCCCGGTCCGCCGGGGGCGGCGGCGGGATCTGGTCCGCCTACTACTACAACGGCTACATCTACGCGGCCGACTTCCACGAGGGGCTGGACGTGGTCAAGATCGACGACCGGCTGACCGACAGCGCCCGGCACGTCAGGACCGACCGGCTCAACGTGCAGACGCAGGAGTCGTACCGGCCCGGCTGGGGGCACTGA
- a CDS encoding LVIVD repeat-containing protein — protein sequence MALAGTALPAQAADIPAPGEIVMSPNIKHVLNVPKPEALADIHTDMAFQGDYAYVGNYYGFSIYDIRNPKKTSLVSSVVCPGGQMDVSVYGNLLFGSVDSSRNNDSCASTSQPASVKESWEGMRIFDISDKSAPKYIKSVETNCGSHTHTLVPDRRGENVYIYVSSYSPSAAFPDCQPPHDLISIIKVPLRDPTAATVVATPNLFPDGGFGGVPGTYPDSKSATTGCHDITAYPEKGIAAGACMGDGILLDIRDPERPRVTAQVRDETNFAFWHSATFNNDGTKVIFTDELGGGTRATCNEAIGPNRGANAYYDIVRGQLVFKSYFKISRHQADTENCVAHNGSLIPVKGRDIMVQAWYQGGISVVDFTDSAHPQEIAYFERGPDNTAPALSGGFWSAYYYNGYIYGSDFNLGLDVLKINDPRTNQAGSVRTDRLNVQSQASYPGHGHGHGH from the coding sequence GTGGCCCTGGCGGGCACCGCCCTGCCCGCCCAGGCCGCGGACATCCCGGCTCCCGGCGAGATCGTGATGAGCCCGAACATCAAGCACGTGCTCAACGTGCCGAAGCCCGAAGCGCTCGCCGACATCCACACGGACATGGCCTTCCAGGGCGACTACGCCTACGTCGGCAACTACTACGGCTTCTCGATCTACGACATCAGGAACCCGAAGAAGACCTCCCTGGTCAGCTCCGTGGTCTGCCCCGGCGGCCAGATGGACGTCAGCGTGTACGGGAACCTGCTGTTCGGCTCCGTGGACTCCTCGCGCAACAACGACTCGTGCGCCAGCACCTCGCAGCCCGCCTCCGTCAAGGAGTCGTGGGAGGGCATGCGCATCTTCGACATCTCCGACAAGTCCGCCCCGAAGTACATCAAGTCCGTCGAGACCAACTGCGGCTCCCACACCCACACGCTGGTGCCCGACCGCAGGGGCGAGAACGTCTACATCTACGTCTCCTCCTACAGCCCGAGCGCCGCGTTCCCGGACTGCCAGCCGCCGCACGACCTGATCTCGATCATCAAGGTCCCGCTGCGCGACCCGACGGCCGCGACCGTGGTGGCCACGCCGAACCTGTTCCCCGACGGCGGCTTCGGCGGCGTCCCCGGCACCTACCCCGACAGCAAGTCGGCCACGACCGGCTGCCACGACATCACCGCCTACCCGGAGAAGGGCATCGCCGCGGGCGCCTGCATGGGTGACGGCATCCTGCTCGACATCCGCGACCCCGAGCGGCCCCGGGTGACCGCCCAGGTGCGCGACGAGACCAACTTCGCCTTCTGGCACTCGGCCACGTTCAACAACGACGGCACGAAGGTGATCTTCACCGACGAGCTCGGCGGCGGCACCCGCGCCACCTGCAACGAGGCCATCGGCCCGAACCGGGGCGCCAACGCGTACTACGACATCGTGCGCGGGCAGCTCGTCTTCAAGAGCTACTTCAAGATCTCCCGCCACCAGGCCGACACCGAGAACTGCGTCGCCCACAACGGCTCGCTCATCCCGGTCAAGGGCCGCGACATCATGGTGCAGGCGTGGTACCAGGGCGGCATCTCGGTGGTCGACTTCACCGACTCGGCCCACCCGCAGGAGATCGCCTACTTCGAGCGCGGCCCGGACAACACCGCCCCGGCCCTCAGCGGCGGCTTCTGGTCGGCGTACTACTACAACGGCTACATCTACGGCTCCGACTTCAACCTCGGCCTCGACGTCCTGAAGATCAACGACCCGCGGACCAACCAGGCCGGCAGCGTCAGGACCGACCGGCTCAACGTGCAGTCGCAGGCGTCCTACCCCGGCCACGGCCACGGGCACGGCCACTGA
- a CDS encoding DUF305 domain-containing protein, whose protein sequence is MLDNISQGGWVRSALNVIAVTLIVLSGCSSGPPPAPRADATAPVLAPGRPGEQARTLAPSEAATAVPSSTPNAADVTYVQDMIVHHRQALDMALLAPNRARSAKVKSMAERIKAAQGPEIQFMTGWLREQGQKEPDHHAAHDGMPGMATPEQLESLKAATGTAFDRLFLQLMINHHLGAIKMCEQVLSTGSHQRIEELASEVSVEQSAEIRRMQQIGGELPPG, encoded by the coding sequence ATGCTCGACAACATCAGTCAGGGAGGCTGGGTGCGCTCGGCGCTCAACGTCATCGCAGTCACACTGATCGTCCTCTCCGGCTGTTCCTCCGGCCCACCGCCGGCCCCGCGCGCCGACGCGACCGCGCCCGTGCTCGCCCCCGGGCGGCCCGGCGAGCAGGCGAGGACGCTCGCCCCCTCCGAGGCGGCCACCGCCGTGCCCTCCTCCACCCCGAACGCCGCCGACGTCACCTACGTCCAGGACATGATCGTGCACCACCGCCAGGCCCTCGACATGGCGCTGCTGGCCCCCAACCGGGCCCGCTCGGCCAAGGTCAAGAGCATGGCCGAGCGCATCAAGGCCGCCCAGGGCCCGGAGATCCAGTTCATGACGGGCTGGCTGCGCGAGCAGGGCCAGAAGGAGCCCGACCACCACGCCGCCCACGACGGCATGCCCGGCATGGCCACGCCCGAGCAGCTCGAGTCGCTGAAGGCGGCCACGGGCACGGCCTTCGACCGGCTGTTCCTGCAGCTCATGATCAATCACCACCTGGGCGCGATCAAGATGTGCGAGCAGGTGCTGAGCACCGGCTCGCACCAGCGCATCGAGGAGCTGGCCAGCGAGGTCAGCGTCGAGCAGAGCGCCGAGATCCGCCGCATGCAGCAGATCGGCGGCGAGCTGCCGCCGGGCTAG